The proteins below come from a single Burkholderia humptydooensis genomic window:
- a CDS encoding glycosyltransferase family 4 protein: MKVAIVHDWLVVYGGAERVLAQMIDCFPQADIYSLVDFLDDRSCLRGRPVHTSFIQTLPFARSKYRSYLPLFPFAIEQFDLSGYDLILSSSYAVAKGVLNGPDQLHASYVHSPVRYAWDLQHQYLNEAGLARGVKSALARTLLHYIRNWDARSANGVDLLAANSRFVARRIRKTYRRDATVIYPPVDVDHLALRDTKDDFYLTASRLVPYKRIDLIVEAFSHMPSRRLIVIGDGPEAAKIRSLAGPNVTLLGYQPFDVLHDHLQRAKAFVFAAEEDFGISPVEAQACGTPVIAYGKGGVCESVRATGAAPTGLFYAKQTCGALIDAIDWFEALPAGTFDPHACRANAERFSAARFRSAFSRFVLEGYAALQAELGETMRDAPLESRVAAGDAPAERDATTVPHGASRNETLARI, encoded by the coding sequence TTGAAGGTAGCAATCGTTCACGACTGGCTGGTGGTGTATGGCGGCGCGGAGCGTGTGCTCGCGCAGATGATCGACTGCTTTCCGCAGGCCGACATCTACAGCCTCGTCGATTTTCTCGACGACCGCTCATGCCTGCGCGGCCGGCCGGTGCATACGTCGTTCATCCAGACATTGCCGTTCGCGCGCAGCAAATACCGCAGCTATCTGCCGCTTTTCCCGTTCGCGATCGAGCAGTTCGATCTGTCCGGCTACGACCTGATCCTGTCGAGCTCGTATGCGGTGGCGAAGGGCGTGCTGAACGGCCCGGACCAGTTGCACGCGAGCTACGTGCATTCGCCCGTGCGTTACGCGTGGGATCTGCAGCATCAATACCTGAACGAGGCGGGGCTCGCGCGCGGCGTGAAGTCGGCGCTCGCGCGCACGCTGCTGCACTACATTCGCAACTGGGATGCGCGCTCCGCGAACGGGGTCGATCTGCTCGCGGCGAATTCGCGCTTCGTCGCGCGACGCATTCGCAAGACGTATCGGCGCGACGCGACGGTCATCTATCCGCCCGTCGACGTCGATCATCTCGCGCTGCGCGACACGAAGGACGACTTCTACCTGACGGCGTCGCGCCTCGTGCCGTACAAGCGGATCGATCTGATCGTCGAGGCGTTTTCGCACATGCCGTCGCGCCGGCTCATCGTGATCGGCGACGGGCCGGAGGCGGCGAAGATCCGCTCGCTCGCGGGCCCGAACGTCACGCTGCTCGGCTACCAGCCGTTCGACGTGCTGCACGACCATCTGCAGCGCGCGAAAGCGTTCGTGTTCGCCGCGGAAGAGGATTTCGGCATCTCGCCCGTCGAAGCGCAGGCGTGCGGCACGCCCGTGATCGCGTACGGCAAGGGCGGCGTCTGCGAATCGGTGCGTGCGACGGGCGCGGCGCCGACGGGCCTCTTCTATGCGAAGCAGACATGCGGCGCGCTGATCGATGCGATCGACTGGTTCGAGGCGCTGCCGGCGGGCACGTTCGATCCGCATGCGTGCCGCGCGAACGCGGAGCGGTTCAGCGCGGCGCGGTTCCGCTCGGCGTTCTCGCGCTTCGTGCTCGAGGGCTACGCCGCGTTGCAGGCGGAACTGGGCGAGACGATGCGGGACGCGCCGCTCGAATCGCGCGTCGCGGCGGGCGACGCGCCCGCCGAACGCGATGCGACGACGGTGCCGCACGGCGCTTCCCGGAACGAAACGCTCGCGCGCATCTAA
- a CDS encoding GNAT family N-acetyltransferase codes for MDWTCCEFRHLSSNELYMILRARNAVLVVEDAHTHLDIDGKDEFAIHVFAADKRGEQPSIAAYARLLPGDDIDPETTIDKILTSAAHRDDRTIDALIEHVLAAAHARWPDAPVRVQAPAQHEGFYNRFGFRKVDGPYLEHGAPYVGMLRAASSPSEAVRNLLDLVGTAPNASAVAATAARKARQADAESTTEGERYAFAGRLPADSGMNR; via the coding sequence ATGGACTGGACATGCTGCGAATTCAGGCATCTGAGTTCGAACGAGCTTTACATGATCCTTCGCGCACGCAACGCAGTCCTCGTCGTCGAGGATGCGCACACGCATCTCGACATCGACGGCAAGGACGAATTCGCGATCCACGTGTTCGCCGCCGACAAGCGCGGCGAGCAGCCGTCGATCGCCGCATACGCGCGCCTGCTGCCCGGTGACGACATCGACCCCGAAACGACCATCGACAAGATCCTGACGAGCGCCGCGCATCGCGACGATCGCACGATCGACGCGCTGATCGAGCACGTGCTGGCGGCCGCGCACGCGCGCTGGCCGGATGCGCCGGTGCGCGTGCAGGCGCCCGCCCAACACGAAGGCTTCTACAACCGCTTCGGTTTCCGCAAGGTCGACGGGCCGTATCTCGAGCATGGCGCGCCTTACGTCGGCATGCTGCGCGCGGCGAGCAGCCCGTCGGAGGCCGTGCGCAATCTGCTCGATCTCGTCGGCACCGCGCCGAATGCGAGCGCCGTCGCCGCGACCGCGGCGCGCAAGGCGCGCCAGGCCGATGCCGAATCCACCACCGAAGGCGAGCGCTACGCGTTCGCCGGCCGGCTGCCGGCCGATTCCGGAATGAACCGATGA
- a CDS encoding mannose-1-phosphate guanylyltransferase/mannose-6-phosphate isomerase, whose product MTDLATNPTSTAPRDALPRILPVILAGGSGTRLWPLSREHHPKQLIDLIADESPLSATARRLTGIANAELADTLLLVCGEQHRFTSAAQVSARGLNARILLEPDARNTAPALTLAALEALAHHDDPVLAAMPADHAVSDARAFQDTVAQAARYAQDGAIVTLGVLPRRAETGYGYIKVGAPLADSTGAEGGHAIDSFVEKPHQELAQQYLQSGDYWWNSGIFVVRASTWLAAIRALQPDMHAACEAAWRNGANDGAFFRADAAAFAGCPSDSIDYAVMERLTGARSLGIPGVIVPLAAGWSDVGSWDAIWELLPKDEAGNVARGDVLFEGTEDSFARSEGRLVACVGLKDVVVVETPDAVLVANKHRVQDVKTVVARLKSGQHDQVRDHRKVQRPWGYYDSIDRGERFQVKRIVVDPGKQLSLQMHYHRAEHWIVVRGTAKVTRGDETFLLSENESTYIAVGAVHRLENPGKIALEIIEVQSGDYLGEDDIVRFDDRYGRASAQPAPDAAKPAEAGLAPSAEPARALGEH is encoded by the coding sequence ATGACCGATCTCGCCACGAACCCCACTTCCACCGCGCCGCGCGACGCGTTGCCGCGCATCCTGCCCGTGATTCTCGCGGGCGGCTCCGGCACACGCCTCTGGCCGCTGTCGCGCGAGCACCATCCGAAACAACTGATCGACCTGATCGCCGACGAATCGCCGCTGTCCGCAACCGCGCGCCGCCTCACGGGCATCGCGAACGCCGAGCTCGCCGACACGCTGCTGCTCGTCTGCGGCGAGCAGCATCGCTTCACGAGCGCCGCGCAAGTGAGCGCGCGCGGCCTGAACGCGCGCATCCTGCTCGAGCCGGACGCACGCAACACGGCGCCCGCGCTCACGCTCGCCGCGCTCGAAGCGCTCGCGCATCACGACGACCCCGTGCTCGCGGCGATGCCCGCCGATCATGCGGTGTCCGATGCGCGCGCGTTCCAGGACACGGTCGCGCAGGCGGCGCGCTACGCGCAGGACGGCGCGATCGTCACGCTCGGCGTGCTGCCGCGCCGCGCGGAAACGGGCTACGGCTATATCAAGGTCGGCGCGCCGCTTGCGGACTCGACCGGTGCCGAAGGCGGCCACGCGATCGACAGCTTCGTCGAGAAACCGCACCAGGAACTCGCGCAGCAATACCTGCAATCCGGCGACTACTGGTGGAACAGCGGCATCTTCGTCGTGCGCGCATCGACGTGGCTCGCGGCGATCCGCGCGCTGCAGCCGGACATGCACGCGGCCTGCGAAGCGGCGTGGCGCAACGGCGCGAACGACGGAGCGTTCTTCAGGGCGGATGCGGCGGCATTCGCCGGGTGCCCGTCCGATTCGATCGACTACGCGGTGATGGAGCGCCTGACGGGCGCGCGCTCGCTCGGCATCCCGGGCGTGATCGTGCCGCTCGCGGCCGGCTGGTCCGACGTCGGCTCGTGGGATGCGATCTGGGAACTGCTGCCGAAGGACGAAGCGGGCAACGTCGCGCGCGGCGACGTGCTGTTCGAAGGCACCGAAGACAGCTTCGCGCGCTCCGAAGGCCGGCTCGTCGCGTGCGTCGGGCTCAAGGACGTGGTCGTCGTCGAGACGCCGGATGCCGTGCTCGTCGCGAACAAGCATCGCGTGCAGGACGTGAAGACCGTCGTCGCGCGCCTGAAGTCCGGCCAGCACGATCAGGTGCGCGATCACCGCAAGGTGCAGCGCCCGTGGGGCTACTACGATTCGATCGATCGCGGCGAGCGCTTCCAGGTGAAGCGGATCGTCGTCGATCCGGGCAAGCAGTTGTCGCTGCAGATGCACTATCACCGCGCCGAGCACTGGATCGTCGTGCGCGGCACCGCCAAGGTCACGCGCGGCGACGAGACGTTCCTGCTGAGCGAGAACGAATCGACGTACATCGCGGTCGGCGCGGTTCACCGCCTGGAGAACCCGGGCAAGATTGCGCTCGAGATCATCGAGGTTCAATCGGGCGACTATCTCGGCGAAGACGACATCGTTCGCTTCGACGACCGTTACGGCCGCGCGAGCGCGCAACCCGCGCCCGATGCGGCGAAGCCGGCCGAGGCCGGGCTCGCGCCATCCGCCGAGCCTGCGCGCGCGCTCGGCGAGCACTGA
- a CDS encoding glycosyltransferase family 4 protein, translated as MKVLVINDFARKGGAEEVYRTSVDVLRAQPGVEVATFDERAFEGAASGAARAWNAPAARALAAALEREAPQRVLVHNYHNLLSPSVVPAIARYKRRTGCRAYLTCHDYHLVFYNPNLLTYPRGRATPLPLDALARGARLFERSSPRGALHDAIKKLHWHAIDALVQPADAFDLLLCPSPYMRDALAQRGIARTALLHNPVSTALAPREPKCADRERLDLAFVGRIDPEKGLDEFLELANASRFERIASVTVYGDGAQRAMLEHKYADLIAAGRLRFAGRLDHARLFVALREHDALVLPSVWAENAPLVIVEAAMIGLPVLVHDVGSLSSFGDEIGNKIRYARNDASLAHALDALRAHLRDPRRRYDWSLYTRQHYAERLAALLQLSADEARELAPQCD; from the coding sequence ATGAAAGTACTCGTCATCAACGATTTCGCCCGCAAGGGCGGCGCCGAAGAGGTCTACCGGACATCGGTCGACGTCCTGCGCGCGCAGCCGGGCGTCGAAGTCGCGACGTTCGACGAGCGCGCGTTCGAAGGGGCTGCGAGCGGCGCGGCGCGCGCGTGGAATGCGCCCGCCGCGCGCGCGCTCGCGGCCGCGCTCGAACGCGAGGCGCCGCAGCGCGTGCTCGTGCACAACTATCACAACCTGCTGTCGCCTTCCGTCGTGCCGGCGATCGCGCGCTACAAGCGGCGCACGGGCTGCCGCGCGTACCTCACGTGCCACGACTACCATCTCGTCTTCTACAACCCGAACCTGCTGACCTACCCGCGCGGCCGCGCGACGCCGCTGCCGCTCGACGCGCTCGCGCGCGGCGCTCGGCTCTTCGAGCGATCGAGCCCGCGCGGTGCGCTGCACGACGCGATCAAGAAGCTGCACTGGCACGCGATCGACGCGCTCGTGCAGCCCGCCGACGCGTTCGATCTGCTGCTCTGCCCAAGCCCGTACATGCGCGACGCGCTCGCGCAGCGCGGCATCGCGCGCACCGCGCTGCTGCACAACCCGGTCAGCACCGCGCTCGCGCCGCGCGAGCCGAAATGCGCGGACCGCGAGCGGCTCGATCTCGCGTTCGTCGGCCGCATCGATCCGGAAAAGGGCCTCGACGAATTTCTCGAACTCGCGAACGCGTCGCGCTTCGAGCGCATCGCGAGCGTGACCGTGTACGGCGACGGCGCTCAGCGCGCGATGCTCGAGCACAAGTACGCGGATCTGATCGCGGCCGGCCGGTTGCGCTTCGCCGGCCGGCTCGATCACGCGCGGCTCTTCGTCGCGCTGCGCGAGCACGATGCGCTCGTGCTGCCGTCGGTGTGGGCGGAAAACGCGCCGCTCGTGATCGTCGAGGCGGCGATGATCGGGCTGCCCGTGCTCGTCCACGACGTCGGCAGCCTGTCGAGCTTCGGCGACGAGATCGGCAACAAGATCCGCTACGCGCGCAACGACGCGAGCCTCGCACACGCGCTCGACGCGTTGCGCGCGCATCTGCGCGACCCGCGGCGCCGTTACGACTGGTCGCTCTACACGCGGCAGCATTACGCCGAACGCCTGGCCGCGCTGCTGCAACTGAGCGCCGACGAAGCACGGGAACTCGCGCCGCAATGCGATTGA
- a CDS encoding flippase, translated as MTTVRKNFLLLMTLQISTYVVPLVTLPLLTRVLGPEAYGQLSFVLAVITYFINFTNYSFDLTATPRVALAHDDLAARSKIFWATFAAQAAITVAGFAILLALTFAIGRFAIDRTLLVIGFGMTVGAALTPGWYFQGIQKLRIYSVTLFACRALSVPAMYLFVRSPADLIDAVAINAAVPLVCGALVFGYLIARREVAFVRIGAADVAASLKGGWQVFLASTSVAFYASTNTVLLGFVSGNVAAGYFAAGDKLIRSAISLLQPLKAAAYPHVSYLMHHAREDAMSFLRKLLVVQGALVLAISLAIFALAPLAVHILYGPTYEPTVGVLRCMAFIPFMAGMTDLFGVQTMLPLGMKSAFSRVLISSGVLNVALLPLLAKFFAEQGAAAAVLIAETAVAATLAYVLYRKRVSIFARPAPRPASRG; from the coding sequence ATGACGACCGTTCGCAAGAACTTCCTGCTGCTGATGACGCTGCAGATCTCGACCTATGTCGTGCCGCTCGTCACGCTGCCGCTCCTCACGCGCGTGCTCGGCCCCGAGGCATACGGGCAGTTGTCGTTCGTGCTCGCCGTCATCACGTACTTCATCAATTTCACGAACTACAGTTTCGATCTGACCGCGACGCCGCGCGTCGCGCTCGCGCACGACGATCTCGCCGCGCGCTCGAAGATCTTCTGGGCGACCTTCGCCGCGCAGGCCGCGATCACGGTGGCCGGCTTCGCGATCCTGCTCGCGCTCACGTTCGCGATCGGCCGGTTCGCGATTGACCGCACGCTGCTCGTGATCGGCTTCGGCATGACGGTGGGCGCCGCGCTCACGCCCGGCTGGTATTTCCAGGGCATCCAGAAGCTGCGCATCTACAGCGTCACGCTGTTCGCGTGCCGCGCGCTCAGCGTGCCGGCGATGTATCTGTTCGTGCGCTCGCCCGCCGACCTGATCGACGCGGTCGCGATCAACGCGGCCGTGCCGCTCGTGTGCGGCGCGCTCGTGTTCGGCTATCTGATCGCGCGGCGCGAAGTGGCGTTCGTGCGCATCGGCGCGGCCGACGTCGCCGCGTCGCTCAAGGGCGGATGGCAGGTGTTTCTCGCGTCGACGTCGGTCGCGTTCTATGCGTCGACGAACACCGTGCTGCTCGGCTTCGTGTCGGGCAACGTCGCGGCGGGCTACTTCGCCGCGGGCGACAAGCTGATCCGCTCGGCGATCAGCCTGCTGCAGCCGCTGAAGGCGGCCGCATATCCGCACGTCAGCTATCTGATGCATCACGCGCGCGAGGACGCGATGTCGTTCCTGCGCAAGCTGCTCGTCGTGCAGGGCGCCCTGGTGCTCGCGATCTCGCTCGCGATCTTCGCGCTCGCGCCGCTCGCCGTGCACATCCTGTACGGCCCGACCTATGAGCCGACCGTCGGCGTGCTGCGCTGCATGGCGTTCATTCCGTTCATGGCCGGCATGACCGACCTGTTCGGCGTGCAGACGATGCTGCCGCTCGGCATGAAGAGCGCATTCAGCCGCGTGCTGATTTCATCCGGCGTGCTGAACGTCGCGCTGCTGCCGCTGCTCGCGAAGTTCTTCGCCGAGCAGGGCGCGGCGGCCGCCGTGCTGATCGCGGAGACCGCGGTTGCCGCGACGCTCGCATACGTGCTGTATCGCAAGCGCGTGTCGATCTTCGCGCGGCCTGCGCCGCGTCCCGCGTCCCGCGGGTGA
- a CDS encoding putative bifunctional diguanylate cyclase/phosphodiesterase, whose amino-acid sequence MASVPSRLSCGPSALAAALLGAALLSAGLHGIARSRAPVAIPTSIGARLTGCAFIAEGVGEASAEAARGDAPPDFDAIERVFGPIGMRERRAHDATCTADASVADAPHAAQNTTPRLSEAGAAAVPQSQSYLDMIDSTFREPAAIVLALSLLGMIALALLPVFRIRRLALRLGEAEGALAMSEARARAALVAVGDGVIFTGRAGRVECLNPAAERLIGMLADDCRGRPLVSALRLSRTCGDAVGSAGSSGASDSFYSFDASGSAASADAPLGGLEDGGSCDATLYRADGGAIAVRATASSIAPPSGRAPRACGSGRVLVLKSLATEHDLVRRLAWQTTHDPLTGLPNRAEFERHVAFARAANVRRPVALLFVDLDCFRIVNDTCGYAAGDAMLAALAARLVSCAASADVVARLGGDEFCVLLDAGDEASAVCAAEHLRASVDGFVFVWDGQPFSVTASVGVALLGAPDRAPRVEDAVRLAGIACDVAKARGRNRVQLADPHDRALAHHISDVSWCARVRQALEYDDFCLYVQPIIDTATQGATGLPRANRGELLLRMGSLGEREGVAPPGLFIRAAERYGLVTDIDRWVVRTVLDALARTRSRRFSEYAINLSGISIGDERFLDYVLEQFARTRVAPALICFEITETAAIANLAGALRFMHELRALGCRFALDDFGSGMASLSYLRQLPVEYLKIDGSFVTGIANDAARLDIVASINDIGHAMNCKTIAEYVDSAATLRKLAALGVDYAQGYYIGRPVPWREAPRLQARAVIVRWL is encoded by the coding sequence ATGGCTTCCGTCCCCAGTCGACTGTCTTGCGGACCGAGCGCGCTGGCGGCGGCCCTGCTCGGCGCGGCGCTGCTGTCCGCCGGGTTGCACGGCATCGCGCGCAGCCGCGCGCCGGTCGCGATCCCGACGAGCATCGGCGCGCGCTTGACAGGTTGCGCGTTCATTGCCGAGGGCGTCGGCGAGGCATCCGCCGAAGCGGCGCGCGGCGACGCGCCGCCGGACTTCGATGCGATCGAGCGCGTGTTCGGCCCGATCGGCATGCGCGAACGGCGCGCGCACGACGCGACGTGCACGGCGGATGCAAGCGTGGCGGACGCGCCGCACGCTGCGCAGAACACCACGCCGCGACTGTCCGAAGCGGGCGCCGCGGCGGTCCCACAATCGCAATCGTACCTGGACATGATCGATTCGACGTTTCGCGAACCGGCAGCCATCGTGCTTGCTTTGAGCCTGCTCGGCATGATCGCGCTCGCGCTGCTGCCCGTGTTCCGGATCAGGCGGCTCGCGCTTCGCCTCGGCGAAGCGGAGGGCGCGCTCGCGATGAGTGAAGCGCGAGCGCGCGCGGCGCTCGTCGCGGTCGGCGACGGCGTGATCTTCACCGGCCGGGCAGGGCGCGTCGAATGCCTGAATCCGGCGGCGGAGCGGCTGATCGGCATGCTCGCCGACGATTGCCGCGGCCGCCCGCTCGTGTCGGCGCTGCGGCTGTCGCGCACATGCGGCGATGCGGTCGGCTCGGCCGGTTCGTCAGGCGCGTCCGATTCGTTCTATTCGTTCGATGCATCCGGCTCGGCCGCATCGGCCGACGCGCCGCTCGGCGGTCTCGAGGACGGCGGCAGTTGCGACGCGACGCTGTACCGCGCCGACGGCGGCGCGATCGCCGTGCGCGCGACCGCGTCGTCGATCGCGCCGCCGTCCGGGCGAGCGCCGCGCGCGTGCGGCAGCGGCCGCGTGCTCGTGCTGAAGAGCCTCGCGACCGAGCACGATCTCGTGCGCCGCCTCGCGTGGCAGACGACGCACGATCCGCTCACCGGTCTGCCGAATCGCGCCGAGTTCGAACGCCACGTCGCTTTCGCGCGCGCGGCAAACGTGCGCAGGCCGGTCGCGCTGCTGTTCGTCGATCTCGATTGCTTCCGGATCGTCAACGACACGTGCGGCTATGCGGCGGGCGACGCGATGCTCGCCGCGCTCGCCGCGCGCCTCGTGTCGTGCGCGGCGTCGGCCGACGTCGTCGCGAGGCTCGGCGGCGACGAATTCTGCGTGCTGCTCGACGCGGGTGACGAAGCATCGGCCGTGTGCGCGGCGGAGCACCTGCGCGCGAGCGTCGACGGCTTCGTGTTCGTCTGGGACGGTCAGCCGTTCTCGGTGACGGCGAGCGTCGGCGTCGCGCTGCTCGGCGCGCCGGACCGCGCGCCGCGCGTCGAGGATGCGGTGCGTCTCGCCGGCATCGCGTGCGACGTCGCGAAGGCGCGCGGACGCAACCGCGTGCAACTGGCCGATCCGCACGATCGCGCGCTCGCGCACCACATCAGCGACGTGTCGTGGTGCGCGCGCGTGAGGCAGGCGCTCGAATACGACGATTTCTGCCTGTACGTGCAGCCGATCATCGATACCGCGACACAGGGCGCGACCGGCCTGCCACGCGCGAACCGGGGCGAGCTGCTGCTGCGGATGGGCTCGCTCGGCGAGCGCGAAGGCGTTGCGCCGCCCGGCCTTTTCATTCGCGCGGCCGAGCGCTACGGGCTCGTGACGGATATCGACCGCTGGGTCGTGCGCACGGTGCTCGACGCGCTCGCGCGCACGCGCAGCCGGCGCTTCAGCGAATACGCGATCAATCTTTCGGGGATCTCGATCGGCGACGAGCGTTTCCTCGATTACGTGCTCGAACAGTTCGCGCGGACGCGCGTCGCGCCCGCGCTGATCTGTTTCGAGATCACCGAGACGGCCGCGATCGCGAACCTGGCCGGCGCGCTGCGCTTCATGCACGAACTGAGGGCGCTCGGCTGCCGGTTCGCGCTCGACGATTTCGGCTCCGGGATGGCGTCGCTCAGCTATCTGAGGCAACTGCCCGTCGAGTACCTGAAGATCGATGGCAGCTTCGTGACGGGCATCGCGAACGACGCCGCGAGACTCGACATCGTCGCGTCGATCAACGACATCGGGCATGCGATGAATTGCAAGACGATTGCAGAGTACGTCGACAGCGCGGCGACGCTGCGCAAGCTCGCCGCGCTCGGCGTCGATTATGCGCAGGGCTATTACATCGGGCGGCCCGTGCCGTGGCGCGAGGCGCCGCGTTTGCAGGCGCGAGCGGTTATCGTGCGCTGGTTGTAG
- a CDS encoding TOMM precursor leader peptide-binding protein, translating to MLDDFSRVLRFKPHLLVRDAGSGALYVVDEFRRSVLPGDVFPALAACMRERLTIAQTFAALAARFSQWEVLAALDHLVRRGYVRADAPGERDAAIGFYERTGVDGDAACELASRLSVAVEAFGVDPRAQLDAFAACGIGVAPDVPLTVALVDSYERAELVEAAERAAARGGALLVAVPDRVEPLLGPLLGAPAAPAPAPARAADADAGADAPPCIECVRYWTALNHPVETLLARLHGSDAARLPGAHSRASAAAVAAVVASFVEQIAVNAQRRRHAGAHIVSLRVDTLATAAHRVVRRPQCPRCGKAGWMREQAERPVALASADAGARREGGYRTLAAAELFKRYGHLISPVSGPIAYLHPMPGRNAGMRHVYVAGYLVCPPSAPRENRFDKLCSGKGASDAQARASALAEALERFSGVYQGDEATLRGSLAELSAHAPPGGGPIDVNALQQYSDRQFERRERHNATTDDPRKQVPRRFARDSVIDWTPAWSIATGARRLVPLAYCYAETPAASGTAYCIHNPNGCAAGACIEEAILQGLLELVERDAVAIWWYNMLRRPAVDIESFGDPYFDALVADYASLGWRLWALDITHDLRIPVFVALARETATGRYSIGFGCHLDSRIALQRALTEVNQLLDVGASAPPPWDVDKLPGDAFLHPDPALPPTRAPSRASHGASDLKGDIEDCVARLSAAGIDTLVVDKTRPDIGLPVVQVIAPGLCHFWPRFGAQRLYSVPVAERWCERPRDEDELNRSLLFL from the coding sequence ATGCTCGACGACTTCTCGCGCGTGCTGCGTTTCAAGCCGCATCTGCTGGTGCGCGACGCCGGTTCCGGCGCGTTGTATGTGGTGGACGAATTCAGGCGCTCGGTGTTGCCGGGCGACGTGTTTCCCGCGCTCGCCGCGTGCATGCGCGAGCGCCTGACGATCGCGCAGACGTTCGCGGCGCTCGCCGCGCGGTTTTCTCAATGGGAGGTGCTCGCCGCGCTCGATCACCTCGTGCGGCGCGGCTACGTGCGCGCCGACGCGCCCGGCGAGCGCGACGCCGCCATCGGCTTCTATGAGCGCACGGGCGTCGACGGCGATGCGGCGTGCGAGCTCGCATCGCGGCTCTCGGTCGCCGTCGAGGCGTTCGGCGTGGACCCGCGCGCGCAGCTCGACGCATTCGCCGCGTGCGGCATCGGCGTCGCGCCCGACGTGCCGCTGACGGTCGCGCTCGTGGACAGCTACGAGCGCGCCGAATTGGTCGAGGCTGCCGAACGCGCGGCGGCGCGCGGCGGCGCGCTGCTCGTCGCCGTTCCCGATCGCGTGGAGCCGCTGCTGGGGCCGTTGCTCGGTGCGCCCGCGGCACCGGCACCGGCACCGGCGCGGGCGGCGGACGCCGATGCCGGCGCCGATGCGCCGCCCTGCATCGAATGCGTGCGCTACTGGACCGCGCTGAACCACCCGGTCGAGACGCTGCTCGCGCGCCTGCACGGCAGCGACGCGGCGCGCCTGCCGGGCGCGCATAGCCGCGCAAGCGCCGCCGCCGTTGCGGCCGTCGTCGCGTCGTTCGTCGAGCAGATCGCAGTGAATGCGCAGCGCCGCCGCCATGCGGGCGCGCACATCGTGTCGCTGCGCGTCGATACGCTTGCCACCGCCGCGCATCGCGTCGTGAGGCGGCCGCAGTGTCCGCGTTGCGGCAAGGCGGGATGGATGCGCGAGCAGGCCGAGCGCCCGGTGGCGCTTGCATCGGCGGATGCGGGCGCGCGCCGCGAAGGCGGCTATCGGACGCTCGCCGCCGCCGAGCTCTTCAAACGCTACGGACATCTGATTTCTCCGGTGAGCGGCCCGATTGCGTATCTGCATCCGATGCCCGGGCGCAACGCCGGCATGCGGCACGTCTATGTGGCGGGCTACCTGGTGTGCCCGCCGAGTGCGCCGCGCGAGAACCGTTTCGACAAGCTGTGCTCGGGCAAGGGCGCGAGCGACGCACAGGCGCGCGCAAGCGCGCTCGCCGAGGCGCTCGAACGCTTCAGCGGCGTGTATCAGGGCGACGAAGCGACGCTGCGCGGCAGCCTCGCGGAGCTTTCCGCGCACGCGCCGCCGGGCGGCGGGCCGATCGACGTCAACGCGCTGCAGCAATACAGCGATCGCCAGTTCGAGCGGCGCGAGCGCCACAACGCGACGACCGACGACCCGCGCAAGCAGGTGCCGCGGCGCTTCGCGCGCGACAGCGTGATCGACTGGACGCCCGCCTGGTCGATCGCGACGGGCGCGCGGCGGCTCGTGCCGCTTGCGTACTGCTATGCGGAAACGCCCGCGGCGAGCGGCACCGCGTATTGCATACACAACCCGAACGGCTGCGCGGCGGGCGCGTGCATCGAGGAGGCGATCCTGCAGGGCCTGCTCGAACTCGTCGAGCGCGATGCGGTCGCGATCTGGTGGTACAACATGCTGCGCCGGCCGGCCGTCGACATCGAAAGCTTCGGCGATCCGTACTTCGACGCGCTCGTCGCCGACTATGCATCGCTCGGCTGGCGCTTGTGGGCGCTCGACATCACGCACGACCTGCGCATTCCGGTGTTCGTCGCGCTGGCGCGAGAAACGGCGACAGGGCGCTACTCGATCGGCTTCGGCTGTCATCTTGACAGCCGGATCGCGTTACAGCGCGCGCTCACCGAAGTGAACCAACTGCTCGACGTCGGCGCGTCGGCGCCGCCGCCCTGGGATGTCGACAAGCTGCCGGGCGACGCATTCCTTCATCCCGATCCCGCGTTGCCGCCGACGCGTGCGCCTTCTCGGGCGTCGCACGGCGCCAGCGATCTGAAGGGCGACATCGAGGATTGCGTCGCGCGCTTGTCCGCGGCGGGCATCGATACGCTCGTCGTCGACAAGACGCGGCCCGACATCGGCCTGCCGGTCGTGCAGGTGATCGCGCCCGGCCTGTGCCACTTCTGGCCGCGCTTCGGCGCGCAGCGGCTGTATTCGGTGCCCGTCGCCGAGCGTTGGTGCGAGCGGCCGCGCGACGAGGACGAACTCAACCGCTCGCTGCTGTTCCTGTAG